The Nitrospirota bacterium genome contains a region encoding:
- a CDS encoding anthranilate phosphoribosyltransferase — MSMQDLIAKIAKGPRAAKDLTWDEAKRAMKSLIEGEATQAQVGAFLVAMRVKTESVTELASMTAVVRSYVAPVPIQRDLGVVDLPSYAGKQETFHALAAAAIVAVSAGASVLMHGYDGIPGRAGNAGVFKALGLPVEMGPKEAAEAVARHGFAYLDIALYHPPVYRFLEMRQELGVRNVFHPIARLLNPARALSQVVGLSHPPHFEKTAEVLRMLACPRALVVSGVEGDPELSVAGITRVLELRDERITPLSFASRDVGMPLGTPRDMAGFPSDQREKEADLIRRILHNQVPGGPYHWVLMNASLILYAAGKGATWASCVPLARRAIEEGAAARKLEELTQEPVEIGAAGRPY, encoded by the coding sequence ATGTCGATGCAGGATCTGATCGCCAAGATTGCGAAGGGGCCGAGAGCTGCCAAGGATCTCACCTGGGACGAAGCGAAACGGGCGATGAAATCGCTCATTGAAGGGGAAGCCACGCAGGCACAGGTGGGGGCCTTTCTCGTTGCCATGCGGGTCAAGACGGAATCGGTCACCGAACTGGCCTCGATGACCGCAGTCGTGCGCTCCTATGTGGCGCCTGTCCCGATCCAGCGAGATCTCGGCGTTGTGGATCTGCCGAGTTACGCCGGCAAACAAGAAACCTTTCATGCTCTTGCTGCTGCCGCAATCGTGGCGGTGTCGGCAGGCGCGTCGGTATTGATGCATGGCTATGACGGGATTCCCGGCCGGGCAGGAAATGCCGGGGTCTTCAAAGCCTTGGGCCTGCCGGTTGAGATGGGGCCGAAAGAAGCGGCGGAGGCAGTGGCACGGCATGGATTTGCCTATCTGGACATCGCCCTCTACCACCCTCCGGTCTATCGTTTTTTAGAAATGCGGCAAGAGTTGGGGGTGCGGAATGTGTTTCATCCTATAGCCAGGCTCTTGAACCCGGCTCGTGCCTTGTCTCAGGTCGTCGGACTATCCCATCCTCCCCATTTTGAAAAGACGGCTGAAGTATTGCGAATGCTGGCTTGCCCCCGTGCGTTGGTGGTGAGCGGCGTTGAAGGCGACCCTGAGCTCTCGGTCGCAGGCATCACCAGGGTGCTGGAATTGCGAGATGAGAGGATTACGCCTCTCTCGTTCGCGTCCAGAGACGTCGGGATGCCGCTGGGCACACCACGCGATATGGCTGGTTTTCCGTCTGATCAGCGAGAGAAAGAAGCGGATCTGATCCGGCGGATTCTTCACAATCAAGTTCCTGGCGGACCCTACCACTGGGTATTGATGAACGCATCGTTGATTCTGTATGCCGCAGGCAAGGGGGCGACATGGGCCTCATGTGTGCCGCTGGCGCGACGTGCGATTGAAGAGGGGGCGGCGGCGCGAAAGCTGGAGGAATTGACTCAGGAGCCGGTGGAAATTGGTGCAGCCGGTCGACCATATTGA
- a CDS encoding phosphoadenylyl-sulfate reductase has protein sequence MGNISSEELQAWGESFEARQPQEVLAAAIERYEPKIVLACSFGAEDVVLVDMVHRIDPSVPLFYLDTDFLFPETYATRDRVIERYGLQPQQVMQVKSLLTPEQQAAQYGEALWTRQPDQCCELRKVEPLTRVLKEFDAWITGIRRDQSVTRANAKLIEWDQKFQLAKVNPLAQWTWEDVWTYIRVHGVPYNALHDRNYPSIGCTYCTSPVMPGEDSRAGRWKTFTKTECGLHKAS, from the coding sequence ATGGGAAATATCTCATCGGAAGAACTACAGGCGTGGGGCGAGTCGTTCGAGGCAAGGCAGCCGCAAGAGGTGCTGGCTGCTGCGATTGAACGGTACGAGCCGAAGATTGTTCTGGCCTGCAGCTTCGGGGCGGAAGATGTTGTGCTTGTAGATATGGTCCACCGTATTGATCCGTCTGTGCCACTCTTCTACCTCGACACGGATTTTCTCTTTCCCGAAACCTATGCCACGCGTGATCGCGTGATCGAGCGCTACGGGTTGCAGCCACAACAAGTGATGCAGGTGAAATCGTTGCTCACGCCGGAGCAGCAAGCGGCTCAGTATGGCGAGGCCCTGTGGACGCGCCAGCCCGATCAATGTTGTGAGTTGCGCAAAGTGGAACCCCTCACGCGAGTGCTTAAGGAGTTCGACGCCTGGATCACCGGGATCAGGCGGGACCAGTCTGTCACGAGGGCCAATGCCAAGCTGATCGAGTGGGACCAGAAATTTCAGTTAGCGAAAGTCAATCCACTCGCGCAGTGGACCTGGGAGGATGTCTGGACCTACATCCGTGTCCATGGAGTGCCTTACAACGCATTGCATGACCGCAACTATCCCAGTATCGGCTGCACATACTGCACGAGCCCCGTGATGCCCGGCGAAGATTCCCGCGCGGGGCGGTGGAAAACTTTTACCAAGACCGAGTGCGGGTTACACAAGGCCTCATAA
- a CDS encoding sulfate adenylyltransferase subunit 2: MQHLRQLEDQSVYILREAYKHFNNLAMLWSMGKDSTVLLWLARKAFFSHVPFPLLHVDTSYKIPAMIEYRDRMAREWGLNLVVGQNKEALAAGMNHTLGRVNCCTALKTNGLKQLIEQKGYTGIILGVRADEEGTRAKERYFSPRDKHGDWDFRDQPPELWDQFKTTFPPGTHIRIHPLLDWTEINIWEYIKLENIPFMDLYLDKGDGTRYRSLGCAPCTTPIKSTAKSVDDIIDELRHTTVAERSGRAQDEGRGMELLRKDGYM; the protein is encoded by the coding sequence GTGCAACACCTTCGTCAATTAGAAGATCAGAGCGTCTATATCCTCAGAGAAGCCTATAAACATTTCAACAACCTGGCGATGCTGTGGTCGATGGGGAAGGATTCGACCGTGCTGCTGTGGTTGGCCAGAAAGGCTTTTTTCAGCCACGTCCCGTTTCCCCTTTTACACGTCGACACAAGCTATAAAATCCCCGCCATGATCGAATATCGAGACCGCATGGCCCGCGAGTGGGGCCTGAACTTAGTCGTGGGCCAGAACAAGGAAGCGCTCGCGGCTGGAATGAACCATACGCTGGGCCGCGTTAACTGCTGCACGGCTTTGAAAACCAATGGGCTCAAGCAATTGATTGAGCAGAAGGGCTATACAGGTATCATTCTGGGAGTGCGCGCAGATGAGGAAGGGACGAGAGCCAAGGAGCGTTACTTCTCGCCGCGCGACAAGCACGGCGATTGGGATTTCCGTGATCAGCCGCCGGAGCTCTGGGATCAATTCAAGACGACCTTTCCTCCGGGAACCCACATCCGGATCCATCCGCTGCTGGATTGGACGGAAATCAATATTTGGGAATATATCAAGCTCGAAAACATCCCGTTCATGGATCTGTACCTCGACAAAGGCGACGGCACCCGTTACCGCAGTCTCGGCTGTGCACCCTGTACGACCCCGATCAAGTCGACCGCGAAGTCTGTGGACGACATTATCGATGAGTTGCGGCATACGACGGTAGCAGAGCGATCGGGTCGAGCACAGGACGAAGGGCGCGGGATGGAGTTGCTTCGCAAAGATGGCTACATGTAG